The following are from one region of the bacterium genome:
- a CDS encoding ParA family protein, translated as MGKTTTAINLAASVAAAEKRTLVVDFDPQSNASSGLGIHKNSIDSNSYTLLQGKGGVQPTKTCLEYLDIIPGTSDLVGAEVELVAQVGREFRLKKKLEPLLKDYEYIFVDSPPSLGLLTLNVLTAANLLIVPVQCEYYALEGLADLTRTIELVQNSLNPHLKIAGILLTMYDARNNLAHEVEGEIRKHFGDLVYRTVVPRNVRLSEAPSHGKPVLLYDVKSKGAQTYLELAQEFLERISNIAPAAAVRVA; from the coding sequence GTGGGCAAGACCACGACCGCCATTAATCTTGCCGCCTCGGTCGCGGCGGCGGAGAAAAGGACCCTCGTCGTCGATTTTGACCCCCAATCCAATGCGAGCAGCGGGCTTGGAATCCATAAAAACTCAATAGATTCAAACTCTTATACGCTTTTGCAAGGCAAGGGTGGAGTTCAGCCCACCAAGACCTGCTTGGAGTATTTGGATATCATTCCCGGGACGTCGGATCTGGTTGGGGCGGAGGTCGAGCTCGTCGCCCAGGTCGGGCGTGAGTTCCGGCTCAAGAAAAAACTCGAACCCCTCCTCAAGGACTATGAGTACATCTTTGTCGATTCGCCGCCGTCGCTGGGCCTTCTGACCCTCAATGTCCTGACGGCCGCCAACCTCCTCATCGTTCCCGTTCAATGCGAGTACTACGCTCTGGAGGGACTGGCCGATCTCACGCGGACCATTGAACTCGTCCAAAATTCTCTCAATCCGCACCTCAAGATCGCGGGCATTCTCCTCACCATGTATGACGCCCGTAACAATCTCGCCCATGAGGTGGAGGGTGAGATTCGAAAGCATTTTGGGGATCTGGTCTACCGGACGGTCGTGCCGCGGAATGTCCGGCTCTCGGAGGCGCCCAGCCACGGCAAGCCGGTGCTCCTCTACGATGTCAAGTCCAAGGGGGCCCAAACCTATCTCGAACTGGCCCAGGAATTTTTGGAAAGAATCTCAAACATCGCGCCCGCGGCCGCCGTGCGGGTCGCGTAA
- a CDS encoding ParB/RepB/Spo0J family partition protein, producing the protein MEPQKKGLGRGIASLIPVKQESAAAVAVMREEDQPFRTVPIGEIVPNPHQPRKFFDEQKINDLASSIRDKGILHPLVVTRRADGSYELVSGERRLRAARVAGLTEIPVILREEAEPSEILELAIIENVQREDLDPIEEGAAYQELLDKFGYTQEQVAQKVGKDRATVANLLRLQKLPTKARQALQGGQISVGHARALLSVPELEKQIYFIDRIADEGWSVRELELRVAAKRVLKPGKKGRELKPLPPRYISLLDNLRRRLGTQVRLVPSGEKGKIIIEYYSETDLDRLYQSLTKQ; encoded by the coding sequence ATGGAACCTCAAAAGAAGGGGCTCGGCCGGGGGATCGCGTCGCTCATTCCCGTCAAACAGGAATCGGCGGCCGCCGTGGCCGTGATGAGGGAGGAGGATCAGCCGTTCCGGACGGTCCCGATCGGCGAGATCGTCCCGAATCCGCACCAGCCGCGTAAATTCTTCGACGAACAAAAGATCAACGATCTGGCCTCCTCCATCCGAGATAAGGGCATCCTTCATCCCTTGGTCGTCACGCGACGTGCGGACGGTTCCTACGAACTCGTCTCCGGAGAGAGGCGTCTCCGGGCGGCCAGGGTTGCGGGTTTGACAGAAATCCCGGTCATCCTTCGGGAGGAGGCCGAGCCTTCGGAAATCCTCGAGCTCGCGATCATCGAAAACGTCCAGCGCGAGGATCTGGACCCCATAGAAGAAGGGGCCGCTTACCAGGAGCTTCTGGACAAGTTCGGTTACACGCAGGAGCAGGTGGCTCAAAAAGTGGGAAAGGACCGGGCGACCGTCGCCAATCTTCTACGCCTCCAAAAGCTTCCCACCAAGGCCCGTCAGGCCCTGCAGGGCGGACAGATCTCCGTCGGGCACGCCCGGGCGCTGCTTTCGGTGCCGGAACTTGAAAAGCAGATCTACTTCATCGACCGGATCGCCGACGAAGGGTGGTCGGTCCGGGAGCTTGAGCTGAGGGTCGCGGCCAAGCGTGTTCTCAAGCCCGGAAAGAAGGGTCGCGAACTCAAGCCCCTGCCTCCCCGATACATCAGCCTTCTGGATAATTTGAGACGGCGGTTGGGGACGCAAGTCCGGCTCGTTCCCTCCGGGGAAAAAGGAAAAATTATCATTGAATATTACTCGGAAACGGATTTAGATCGGCTCTACCAATCGCTCACGAAACAATAA
- a CDS encoding polymer-forming cytoskeletal protein, with translation MTTSGPISGLLEKGCEFEGKLTFEGTVRINGKFSGEIFSDGTLVVGEGASIDGKVDVGNIIVHGEVKGTIKAHDRIEMHTPATVEGDITAQTLVIDEGVIFEGSCSMGKKATVRSIDGSKVALPSGA, from the coding sequence ATGACGACATCGGGTCCTATCAGCGGTCTTTTGGAAAAAGGCTGCGAGTTCGAGGGTAAGCTCACTTTTGAGGGCACCGTCCGCATCAACGGCAAGTTCAGCGGCGAGATTTTCTCGGACGGAACTCTGGTCGTGGGTGAGGGGGCATCGATCGACGGCAAGGTCGATGTCGGAAACATCATTGTTCATGGCGAGGTCAAGGGGACGATCAAGGCACATGACCGGATCGAGATGCACACGCCCGCGACGGTCGAAGGCGACATCACGGCGCAGACCCTCGTCATCGACGAAGGCGTCATCTTCGAAGGAAGCTGCAGCATGGGCAAGAAGGCGACGGTCCGCTCCATCGACGGTTCCAAGGTCGCCTTGCCGTCCGGGGCCTGA
- a CDS encoding ATP synthase F0 subunit B, with translation MIDLLPNATIVTQWVIFMTAFLVLHFGVFRPTLKIIEQRTSKTAGEKETARQLEEQSKAMELVHSKKMEEARLEGIRKKDVHRTNGERFVEDLLKKARAEIEQNMERSRAEIDRQSKEAALQLRQQARELGHDIAVKVLERNI, from the coding sequence ATGATCGATCTCCTTCCAAACGCAACGATTGTCACCCAATGGGTGATCTTCATGACCGCGTTTCTGGTTTTGCATTTCGGTGTCTTTCGACCGACCCTCAAGATCATCGAGCAGCGCACGTCGAAGACCGCCGGCGAGAAGGAGACCGCCCGGCAGCTGGAAGAACAATCCAAGGCAATGGAGCTCGTTCACAGCAAGAAAATGGAGGAAGCCCGGCTCGAAGGCATCCGCAAGAAGGACGTCCACCGGACCAACGGGGAGAGGTTCGTCGAGGACCTACTTAAGAAAGCGCGCGCCGAGATCGAGCAAAATATGGAGCGTTCCCGCGCGGAGATCGATCGGCAGTCGAAAGAAGCCGCCTTGCAGCTGCGGCAACAAGCCCGCGAGTTGGGACACGACATTGCCGTTAAGGTCCTGGAGAGAAACATCTGA
- a CDS encoding ATP synthase F0 subunit B — MDALLHSGIHWSLINFSIFVSLLFFFLKKPVKEFWESRAGRIRFEIEEGEKIGREAKSRHENLRKAMSRLEAESRDLVLSLEREGELEKKQLMEEGKKRSDRLKEDGLRILDQEARKARESLKGQVASLALETAERMVRENLKAEDQKRLSDDYMAGLERQSL, encoded by the coding sequence ATGGACGCGCTACTTCATTCCGGCATCCATTGGAGCCTGATCAACTTTTCGATCTTCGTCAGCCTCCTGTTCTTCTTTTTGAAAAAGCCGGTGAAGGAATTCTGGGAAAGCCGCGCGGGACGGATCCGTTTCGAGATCGAGGAAGGGGAGAAAATAGGACGGGAAGCCAAGTCGCGGCATGAGAATCTCCGGAAGGCCATGTCACGCCTGGAGGCCGAATCCCGGGATCTGGTGCTTTCCCTGGAGCGCGAAGGTGAATTGGAAAAGAAGCAACTGATGGAGGAAGGAAAAAAGCGTTCCGACCGGTTGAAAGAAGACGGACTGCGTATTTTGGACCAGGAAGCCCGCAAGGCTCGCGAGTCCCTCAAGGGGCAGGTGGCGTCCCTCGCCCTCGAAACGGCCGAGAGAATGGTCCGGGAGAACCTGAAGGCCGAGGATCAAAAAAGGCTTTCGGACGATTACATGGCCGGCCTTGAAAGGCAGTCCCTATGA
- the atpH gene encoding ATP synthase F1 subunit delta, protein MKTSRGSLHGSLPRRYARALIQIAREDDQVEAYGRSLGEMLRALESSAGGPSFLRTLADDTIDVNQRLAAIEELAEKVGAAPLFKNFLCLLVRKERVGLLTEIGREYQRFQDEILGIVRVTVVTPGQPEAGLLQKVETVLAEKLKKKIVPRGEADPALIGGVVLRVDHTVYDGSVKRELERIKENILRG, encoded by the coding sequence ATGAAGACCTCCCGCGGTTCCCTTCATGGATCGCTGCCTCGCCGCTATGCGCGGGCCCTGATTCAAATCGCGCGAGAGGACGATCAGGTCGAGGCGTATGGACGTTCTCTGGGTGAGATGCTGCGCGCTTTGGAGTCTTCCGCCGGGGGACCGTCCTTCTTAAGGACCCTCGCGGACGACACGATCGACGTGAACCAAAGGCTCGCCGCGATAGAAGAGTTGGCCGAAAAAGTCGGAGCGGCTCCCTTATTCAAGAACTTCCTGTGTTTGCTCGTCCGCAAAGAACGCGTGGGACTTCTGACCGAGATCGGACGCGAGTATCAGCGATTTCAGGACGAGATCCTCGGGATCGTGCGCGTCACGGTGGTGACGCCCGGGCAGCCCGAGGCGGGTTTGCTTCAAAAGGTGGAAACGGTCCTGGCCGAGAAGCTGAAGAAAAAGATCGTCCCGCGCGGCGAGGCCGATCCGGCCCTGATCGGCGGTGTCGTTCTGCGCGTGGACCACACCGTTTATGACGGCTCCGTAAAAAGGGAATTGGAAAGAATCAAAGAAAACATCTTGAGGGGTTAA
- the atpA gene encoding F0F1 ATP synthase subunit alpha translates to MEIRAEEISSIIKKQIKDYGKRVEVAETGTVLSVGDGIARVYGLEKAMAGELVEFSHDVRGIVLNLEEDNVGIAVMGHDTEIKEGDEVRRTGRIAEVLVGDALMGRVVNALGEPIDGLGPIASKETRRIEVKAPGIVERRSVFEPLQTGLKAIDAMIPIGRGQRELIIGDRQTGKTAIAIDTIINQKGGNVHCFYVAIGQKQSTVAQVMDRLKSSGAMEYTTVIAANASDAAPLQFLAPYSGAAMAEYYRDNGKHALIIYDDLSKHAVAYRQLSLLLRRPPGREAFPGDVFYVHSRLLERAAKLSDARGGGSLTALPVIETQAGDVSAYIPTNVISITDGQIYLETDLFYAGVRPAVNVGLSVSRVGGNAQIKAMKQVAGTLRLELAQYRELAAFAQFGSDLDKATQQQLSRGARLVEVLKQGQYQPMNVIQQVLSIYAATNGYVDDCPTEKVQKYMNEMLLFMETKHAAVVKELSDKKALDDGLKQKIKKAMDEFKTQFAA, encoded by the coding sequence ATGGAAATCAGGGCCGAAGAGATCAGTTCCATCATCAAGAAGCAGATCAAGGACTACGGCAAGAGAGTGGAGGTTGCGGAGACGGGCACCGTTCTCTCCGTGGGCGACGGCATCGCGCGCGTCTACGGGCTGGAAAAGGCCATGGCAGGCGAACTCGTCGAGTTTTCGCACGACGTTCGCGGCATCGTGCTCAATTTGGAAGAAGACAACGTCGGCATCGCCGTCATGGGTCACGATACGGAGATCAAGGAAGGCGACGAGGTCCGGCGCACGGGCCGCATCGCCGAGGTGCTCGTCGGGGACGCCTTGATGGGTCGAGTCGTCAACGCCCTGGGCGAGCCGATCGACGGACTCGGGCCCATCGCCTCCAAGGAAACCCGCCGGATCGAGGTCAAGGCCCCGGGAATCGTCGAACGAAGAAGCGTGTTTGAACCCCTGCAGACCGGCCTCAAGGCCATCGACGCCATGATCCCCATCGGACGCGGCCAGCGCGAGCTCATCATCGGCGACCGACAGACGGGCAAGACCGCCATCGCCATCGACACCATCATCAATCAGAAGGGCGGCAACGTTCATTGTTTTTACGTCGCGATCGGTCAAAAACAGTCGACCGTCGCCCAGGTGATGGACCGCCTGAAAAGTTCCGGGGCGATGGAGTACACGACGGTGATCGCCGCCAACGCCTCCGATGCGGCTCCGCTCCAGTTCCTGGCGCCTTATTCCGGCGCCGCGATGGCCGAATATTACCGCGACAACGGCAAGCACGCCCTCATCATTTATGACGATCTTTCCAAGCACGCGGTCGCCTACCGCCAGTTGTCGCTGCTCCTCCGCCGCCCGCCGGGCCGCGAAGCCTTTCCCGGCGACGTCTTCTACGTTCACTCGCGCCTTTTGGAGCGCGCGGCCAAGCTCTCTGACGCGCGCGGAGGGGGCTCCTTGACGGCGCTTCCCGTGATCGAAACGCAAGCCGGCGACGTCTCGGCCTACATCCCCACGAACGTCATCTCGATCACCGACGGGCAGATCTATCTGGAGACCGATCTCTTCTACGCCGGCGTCCGGCCGGCCGTGAACGTGGGGCTTTCTGTCTCCCGCGTCGGCGGCAACGCCCAGATCAAGGCGATGAAGCAGGTGGCCGGCACGCTTCGCCTGGAACTCGCCCAGTACCGCGAGTTGGCCGCCTTCGCCCAGTTCGGAAGCGATCTCGACAAGGCGACCCAACAGCAGTTGAGCCGGGGCGCCCGGCTGGTCGAGGTCCTCAAGCAAGGGCAGTACCAGCCGATGAACGTCATCCAGCAGGTGCTTTCCATCTATGCCGCCACGAACGGCTACGTGGACGATTGCCCGACCGAAAAGGTGCAGAAATACATGAACGAGATGCTCCTCTTCATGGAGACGAAGCACGCGGCGGTCGTGAAAGAGTTGAGCGACAAGAAGGCCCTCGACGACGGGCTGAAGCAAAAGATCAAGAAGGCCATGGACGAGTTCAAAACCCAATTCGCGGCATAA
- the atpG gene encoding ATP synthase F1 subunit gamma: MATLKTIRKRIASVKNTQKITKAMKMVAAAKLRRAQTRLISARPYSGKMNELLANMVKLIGPKAHSIFQPRNEVKSAEFLVLTSDRGLCGGFNGNLLRRVENFLKDQQTKIPEIRVTVVGKKGRDFFRSRKREPQNIITGIQDNYPFDEAMKIAEDMLGGFQEGRFDEFYLVYNYFRSAISQEIRIERILPLSVGTAKAESAPEKLGDRSGDRYVPEYIYEPSRAAILDKLVPRAVATVIHRAFLESIAGEFGARMMAMENATNNSKEMIGSLTLQMNRLRQAVITTELMDIVNGAESLKK; this comes from the coding sequence ATGGCGACCCTGAAGACAATTCGAAAGCGCATCGCGTCGGTGAAGAACACGCAGAAGATCACCAAGGCCATGAAGATGGTCGCCGCGGCCAAGCTCCGCCGGGCTCAAACGCGGCTGATCAGCGCGAGGCCTTACTCGGGCAAGATGAACGAGTTGCTCGCCAACATGGTGAAACTCATCGGGCCCAAGGCGCATTCGATCTTCCAGCCCCGGAACGAGGTGAAATCCGCCGAGTTCTTGGTGCTCACCTCGGATCGGGGTCTCTGCGGAGGATTCAACGGTAACCTGCTCCGGCGGGTCGAGAACTTCCTCAAGGACCAGCAAACCAAGATTCCCGAAATCCGAGTGACGGTCGTGGGCAAGAAAGGGCGCGATTTTTTCCGGTCCCGCAAGCGCGAGCCGCAAAATATCATTACCGGGATTCAGGACAATTACCCCTTTGATGAAGCCATGAAGATCGCCGAAGACATGCTCGGCGGCTTTCAAGAGGGCCGGTTTGACGAATTCTATCTGGTTTACAACTATTTCCGGTCAGCCATTTCGCAGGAAATCCGGATCGAAAGGATTCTGCCGCTGTCCGTCGGCACGGCCAAGGCGGAGTCGGCGCCGGAGAAATTGGGAGACAGGTCCGGCGACAGATATGTCCCCGAGTATATCTACGAGCCGTCGCGCGCGGCGATACTTGACAAGCTTGTCCCCCGCGCCGTCGCGACGGTAATCCACCGCGCCTTTCTGGAATCGATCGCCGGAGAGTTCGGTGCGCGGATGATGGCGATGGAAAACGCGACGAACAACTCCAAGGAAATGATCGGAAGCCTGACGCTCCAAATGAACCGATTGCGCCAGGCCGTGATCACCACGGAATTGATGGACATTGTGAACGGGGCCGAATCGCTTAAGAAATAG
- the atpD gene encoding F0F1 ATP synthase subunit beta — protein sequence MPEKELAKGRLTQVIGPVVDVQFPSSDLPEIYTALRVTNTNINDKPWNLVVEVAQHLGENTVRCVAMDSSEGLVRGAEVINTGAPIQMPVGKEVLGRILNVVGEPVDEAGPVNAKKSYPIHRDAPKFTEQSTQVQMFETGIKVVDLLAPYARGGKIGLFGGAGVGKTVLIMELINNVGTKHGGFSVFAGVGERTREGNDLWHEMKESGVIAKTSLVYGQMNEPPGARARVGLSALTVAEYFRDEERQDVLLFIDNIFRFTQAGSEVSALLGRIPSAVGYQPTLSTDLGELQERITTTTKGSITSVQAIYVPADDLTDPAPATTFAHLDATTVLSRQIAELGIYPAVDPLDSTSRILTPQVVGEEHYKVARDVQKVLQRYKDLQDIIAILGMDELSEDDKLVVARARKIQKFLSQPFFVAAQFTGLEGKYVKVADTVRGFKEIVEGKHDDLPEQAFYLVGSIEEAVAKAQKLAA from the coding sequence ATGCCAGAAAAAGAGCTAGCGAAGGGTAGATTGACCCAGGTCATCGGGCCGGTCGTGGACGTCCAGTTTCCGTCCTCGGACCTCCCGGAGATCTACACCGCCCTCAGGGTGACCAACACCAACATCAACGACAAGCCTTGGAATCTGGTCGTCGAAGTGGCGCAGCACTTGGGCGAAAACACCGTCCGGTGCGTCGCCATGGATTCCTCCGAGGGTCTTGTTCGCGGCGCGGAAGTGATCAACACGGGCGCACCCATTCAGATGCCGGTCGGGAAAGAGGTCTTGGGCCGCATCCTCAACGTCGTCGGCGAACCCGTGGATGAAGCCGGACCGGTCAACGCGAAAAAGAGCTATCCGATCCACCGTGACGCGCCGAAATTCACCGAGCAGAGCACGCAGGTGCAGATGTTCGAGACGGGCATCAAGGTCGTCGACCTTCTCGCTCCGTACGCCCGCGGCGGAAAGATCGGCCTCTTCGGCGGCGCCGGCGTCGGCAAGACCGTTCTCATCATGGAATTGATCAACAACGTCGGCACCAAGCACGGCGGCTTCTCCGTCTTTGCGGGCGTCGGCGAGCGGACCCGCGAAGGCAACGACCTCTGGCACGAGATGAAGGAATCGGGCGTCATCGCCAAGACCTCTCTCGTCTACGGCCAGATGAACGAGCCTCCCGGGGCGCGCGCCCGCGTCGGCCTCTCCGCCTTGACCGTCGCGGAGTACTTCCGCGACGAAGAGCGCCAGGACGTGCTTCTCTTCATCGACAACATCTTCCGCTTCACCCAGGCAGGCTCCGAAGTGTCCGCCCTGTTGGGACGCATCCCGTCCGCCGTCGGTTATCAACCCACCTTGTCGACCGACTTGGGCGAATTGCAGGAACGCATCACGACGACGACGAAGGGATCGATCACTTCCGTGCAGGCGATCTACGTCCCCGCCGACGACTTGACCGATCCGGCTCCGGCGACGACCTTCGCTCACCTGGACGCGACCACCGTTCTCTCGCGTCAGATCGCCGAGCTGGGTATTTACCCGGCCGTCGACCCTCTCGATTCCACCTCCCGCATCCTCACCCCCCAGGTCGTGGGCGAGGAGCATTATAAGGTGGCGCGAGACGTGCAGAAGGTCCTGCAGCGCTATAAAGACCTCCAGGACATTATCGCCATCTTGGGAATGGATGAGCTTTCGGAGGACGACAAGCTGGTCGTCGCCCGGGCGCGCAAGATCCAAAAGTTCCTGTCGCAGCCGTTCTTCGTGGCCGCCCAGTTTACCGGCCTCGAGGGCAAGTACGTCAAGGTCGCGGACACGGTGAGGGGCTTCAAGGAAATCGTGGAAGGCAAGCACGACGATCTCCCGGAACAGGCCTTTTACCTCGTGGGTTCCATTGAAGAGGCGGTCGCGAAGGCCCAGAAGCTGGCGGCGTAA
- the atpC gene encoding ATP synthase F1 subunit epsilon, whose amino-acid sequence MAKIRLEIVTPEASVLNEEVDEFVAPGALGQFGVLPGHTTLLAELENGPLTYTKGGQSKTIVVTGGFAEVREDHVVVLADGVD is encoded by the coding sequence ATGGCCAAAATCCGATTGGAAATCGTGACGCCCGAGGCCTCCGTCCTGAACGAAGAGGTCGACGAGTTCGTCGCCCCCGGTGCCTTGGGCCAGTTCGGGGTCCTGCCGGGCCACACGACCCTTTTGGCCGAGCTGGAAAATGGGCCCCTTACCTACACCAAGGGTGGGCAATCCAAGACGATCGTCGTCACCGGCGGTTTCGCGGAAGTCCGCGAGGATCATGTCGTGGTTCTGGCGGACGGTGTGGACTAG